The Raphanus sativus cultivar WK10039 chromosome 2, ASM80110v3, whole genome shotgun sequence DNA segment aaaattatgtatttatagTCAAAATTcaacatattttaatatgtgtaaaacTCCAAAATATACATTTGAATATCTGAGACACCATACagattttcaagaaaaaaaactaaaaagggtTTACTCTCTATGATTATACTTATAAGCTACAACTTATTCAGACCTACTACTTTATAAgttactaggtgattttcccgtactcatgcacgggtataaatattttttgcattttgagttttaagtatataaaaccaaataagttttgttaattgcatttatttcaatttattgtaacttgtaagtatattttggtatttcttataatgatttatatgttgttttttggaaaaataaaatagtatcaTATTATCTAAATTTAGTTTGGATAAATTGGCAAtcataattttactttttaatcatttaattggttatttaatttaaaattagttgtAACATAAAAGGGTTATGATAGGATCAGATGAATAGTTTCACAAAAAAGGATCAGATGATCAGTATATGTTCCATAGTCAACTTGTATTAtttaactctttttcttttatatatatatatatatatattaaaatttaaacaaaatatttaaatgtggtAAACTTTAGTTTTGaaactaaaatgttttatttttatcattaataAATCCGAAactaaataaatacaattataaaaaaggTAAACTAAAAAGTGAAATATTAACAATTGCATTATGCATAATATTTTGgggaaattttatttttacacttTCTTTAGTACCATTATTCAACTTTACCACTAGTCAATggacattttcataaataccaTATTTATGAATGAGTAAATGACTAAAGTAACCCTAACCTAAAACCTAACTTTCTTCCAAATCATCCTCTGATTCAATCCCTCCGCTTCTCGACTTCCTCCAGCGCCGTCGATGATGCCTCCTCTTCCTCCATTTACTCGGTTACTCGGGAGGACTCGCGAATCTCGCCGTGCTCGCCGACCAGCTCAAACTCAATCGACTTCTCGTACCGCTACGACGTTTTAACAGAGACGCGTCCATGATGAGTCCATGACCTCTCTGCATTACGCCGCATCGATCCCGAGCCTCCACCTCTTAAGCAAGTGCAAGAGCATCGATTCACTGCGGAAAGCTCACACGATCTTAACTAGGAATGGACTCATGTCTGACATCTCTCGTGCAACAAAGCTCGTAAGTTTATATGGAGCCTTTGGGTATACTAAAGACGCACGCTTGGTGTTCGATCAAATTCCTGAACCAGATTTCTATTTATTGAAAGTCATGCTCAGCTGTTATCACCAGAACAGAACAGAGAGAGTTTCGAAGTCGTAAAGTTTCAAGTTCTTCACTACCAAGTTGGGCAGAAGTATGAGCCTCACTATGATTATTTCTTAGATGAGTTCAACACCAAGAACGGTGGACAACGTATAGCTACTGTACTTATGTACCTGTAagtaaccaaaacataattttttttactctgACAAATTTCTTTATGCTTTATTTCTTAAATCTTCTTTTGGACAAATACTTTAGCTCGGATGTTGATGACGGTGGCGAGACAGTGTTCCCTGCTGCGAAAGGAAACATTAGTGCAGTCCAATGGTGGAACGAGCTATCGAAATGTGGGAAAGAAGGACTCCATGTTCTACCAAAGAAGAGAGATGCTTTACTTTTCTGGAACATGAGGCATGATGCTTCTCTAGACCCTTCCAGTTTGAACGCTGAAGAGATTCAACCACCACAAAAAAAACTCGTTTTTTCTTTCACTTAGAGTAACAATAATATCAGTGTCTCTAAACTTCAATATcctttgtttttgattttcagATGGATGTCCAGTGGTGAAAGGAAACAATTGGTCATCCACGAAATGGTTCCACGTCCACGAGTTCAAAGTCTAAGAAAAAGAATACTACAATCTGAGGAGAGGTAATCTCTTAAATCTTGAACTATTTATTAACATTGCATCAAGTCTTTATCTTCAActtctttaatatatttgtagGTTTTCACGACAGCTCAAGTTTGTGTATTGTTGTATTTTCCCTTTTGAAGTGAGAGATCGTTACTTAGGAAAAGAGAGGCCGTTTGTGTTCATGAGGATACaattttctacttttttttcttctacacTATTTGAGACTTTTGTACACTTTACATGTTCAATCTGAGTTATATAGCTTCAATAACAAAACagtttataaagtttgtaaatcatttataaagttcataaatcatttataaatgtttataaattatttgtaagagtttataaatcatttataaaaccttataaagaAGTTTATAAAGTCTATAAccgtttataaatgtttataagaaaatcagtTAGAAGgtctttaaatcatttataagagtagatgacaaaaaaaaatcatttataagagtttataatcCTTAGAAAGAATTATAAGATAATTTATATggtttgtaaaataatttataaggtttataatataaaggtttataaatatCTCCACTTAGACGATTTATAAGGGTTTAAAGAGGTAAAATAAATCAGTTTGAAGAactctaaattatttaaaaaatttataaccatTTTGAAagtctaataaaaaaatttataaaagcttataaaatattttacaaggataaatacataatttataagGCTTTATAAAACATTCATAAAGTTTATGAAAATCATTTATATCCTCTAGTCCTTTGCTTACTGTTGGCTGTACCAACCAGAAACACTTCCATCCacaaaaaccaatttttatttaatgaccAGTCTATAAAGTGAGAAGAGACTTCACTCACAAAACTCAAACATATAAAGTCTGCATTCCAATCTTTTATAAAGCTTTTTCTTTTGTGTCGATGGGTTTaggaaatatttataagagtggatcaaatatatatgaaatataaaatctatttacaaaggtttataaaaaaaattcaaaaaatttataagtatattttataagggcttataaatatatatataccagtTTAGAAATccttatataattatttataagagtacataaattcattaataatagtttataagggtctacaaaaaaattataaggatttattaaattatttattacagATTATAAGGTAAAATAAATCAGTTAGGAGAACtctaaatcatttaaaatgttaataaccatttagaaagtctaataaaagaatttataagagtttgtaaactattttataaggggttttatgtttatataaataatttataagggtttataaaacattcataaagtttataaaaacaatttataaattttctacaCCAACTTATGAGGGGTCTATAAATCAGTTTATATcacttttaaaactaaaattagtttataaataataataattcaactTAAACCCCAAATATTTCCTTATAACCCCTAGATCAGTTCATAAGATAATAAATCAGTTTACAAACtcttataaatcaatttataaaatgttataagtGTATATTAACTTCctttgtaaaaatttaaaagttattgTGTATcatttataatcttttataaacatttaccGATCAAATAAgagtttataattatttataagtctttataaattgtttaaaaataaatgatactttatagaaaatataacaaataaatcttGTAAATcgctttataatttttttcataaaagttCATAATTGGCataacaaatacatcatttataagagtttataaataatcactATAAGagatttatttatctttataagagtctatatatcatttataaaattatataaactatttataagtttataagtcatttataatggtttataaaaaatatataaatagactACAAGTGtccataaatattttatacagtttTATGAAAATTCGTAAATAAGATACAAGAGTTCAtaaatcattattttgtaacggtttgtaaaatgtattcataagaatttattaactatataagtgcttataaataattttgtaagggtttataaataatttatcatcAGATTCAAAATTAGAAAATCATCAAAGGCTTTATGACTATAATGACCAGATTTTGAAGCAACAAATATTGTCCAAATTCCAAGCAAACCGTATAAAACCAAAGTTGATAATACATCCAAACAATTTATAAGCTTTTGTAAAGTAgtatttgaataacatatatatatatatatatatatatatatatatatatataaaggtttataaatatCTTCACTTAGACagtttataagggtttataaagtTCAAATAAATCAGTTTGAAAAACtctaaatcatttaaaaagtttataatcatttataagggtttgtaaaatattttataaatgtgtttaaggatatatacataatttataaggTTCTATAAAACATTCATAAAGTTTATGAAAACAATTTATAACCTCTAGTCCTCTGCTTACTCGCTGGCTGTACCCACCAGAAACACTTCCATCCAAAAAGaccaatttttatttaatgaccAGTCCATAAAGTGAGAAGAAACTTCACTCACAAAACTCAAACATATAAAGTCTGCATTCCAATCTTTAAccactcaaaaataaaaattcacacCATATAGTAATCTCAATATAAAACCCAAAATCATAATATGTTTGAGTTTTTCTGTCAAGTCAACAAGAGTGAACTTAGAGATTTAAGAATATAACAGATTTCCAATGCGTACTCTGAATAATGATGATCTGATGCAGCTCCCATAACAAGCATCTTAATTTTGCTATAATGGATGAGTTCTAATATCCCTTGCTTCACATCGTTCATCTCTATACACGATATGTAAATATCGTCCTCGTTCACCTGCGATCAGACAACAAGAATCAGGAGGAACACAACAATTTCAAAGCAAGAAGAGAAAGACTTCACTAATATATATGAAGAAGGCAACAGAACAGAACAATACCCCTTCTTGTTGACAGATGTCAAAATAATCATGTAATGTCTCGTACATGATAGCATCCAGTTCTTCAAGCTTACGTGCTGAAAACATCACCAAGAAATACATTACATCTGAAGCATCGAAAATTGCTACATGGGGACCATATAAATCAATCGGTAATAAAAATTACCAGTAGGAGAAGCAAATTTTGGCTCATAAACATGGAGGATGCAGACTTTCTTGGCACCAAGGTTCCTCAAAGCCCAAACCAGAGTCGACCTGCTCTCTTTGACATCATTCTTCACAGCAATATGAACAACATCATTTCCCATGGCCATGAGTTCCGCCATTGTTGTTCTTCACCTTTGTCTTTCTGTTCTGTCTTCGTTTCCCCTGTAAagtgaaaaggaaaaaacagaaaaacaaagaaGCTTCTGACAGAAAGAGACCAAGGATGGTTAGTGGTGACCCTCAACATTCTTCTTGTTCACAGTTTCAGTTTTCCTACGGTGGACACAGTAAAGTCAACGGGTGGTAGCTAAAACACAAGTCAATGCATAACAACTAATATCTATCTCTAAGGAAAATCAAAGAAATACGGGTGCTGTTGCAACCACTCGTTTAATAGCTGAACGAAGAACAAGATTTGGTGTTAGCTTGTGATTCTCAAGCCTCAGATCTGTCATCTGCTTCATAAGTGTAACCATCAGCTGCAATAATCTCTTACAATCACGAGAAATTGGAAATGAATTATATAAgagcaaaacaaatatcaaaatgaaaAAGTTACTTTTGGACATGTCAGCTTAGTACACTATAGTTGAGCTATTGAGCAGAAGCCAAGTCAAGATCCTACAAAAAACATCTGCCTAATAAGTGGAGGTTCGAGTCCTGACCTTTGAAATGGGACAGATGAAATATGGGGGAGGCTCGTTGGAAACAGACCACTGCAACAAGGATGAAGGCGAATGTGATGATGACTCACCCTTGTCCAGGTATAGATCTATCAAAAGCTCTTCAATTTTTTTGATAGCTTCGTCTCTATCTTTCTCGACCAACTCTAACCGACGATTGCCCATATAAAACTGTTCTTCGAGTTCCTTTTGGACCCTCTTCATGTCTTTGATTTCTGCTCTCGCTCTGTTTAGTTCCTCCTCCGCTTCTCTGTTCAGGTATATATTCAAAAGAACTAAATTGAGAGAACTTACTAATCTCCATGACTATCGCTTAGTCGTGCTCGGAGTTTGTCGAAGATTGCCAAATTCACCGAGAGATCGCCGAGTTCACCGAGATCACAGAATTTGCCGGAGATCTTCGAGTTCGCCGGAGATCGTTCGCCGGAGTTCCCCGAGCTTCTCAATATAATCTCGAGATCTGGAAGAGAAATAGAACCAGGTTAAACTAATGAGTTAAGGGTATAATAGTCTttaaactattaatattttaaggGTAAAGTTGATTAGTGTATACATGAAATGTGGTACCTTGAAAATGGTATTATTGACAATTTCTCTAATATTTTAGGCCATTTAAAATATCAGTGTACTAATTATTTTGAGAACTAAAGTGATCATGAAACGTCAGAAACTAATTTTCAGATAGTATAACTGTTTaagaaagtttttaaaaaatattattttattttaaaataaatatattaaataactgtTTACAAATGTTTTGAATCACGTTCATATATAGGtgttcaatattttattttatgtatatttcctttttaaataatttagaaaacaatattaaaaaggaaactaaagcTAATAATCTAATTTAGAATACTATTATGTAAATAGGAAAAACTAAATAACAATTTAATGAAGATTATCTATAATAAAtaggaaactaaataatttaatttaaaatactattatgaaaaaggaaaaaagaaaaataaaaatcttaataattaggtgatttttccgtgctcatgcacggaaaataaatatttataaataaatataatataatagttgattgctatatattttaattttaaatttaatttataacttttatgcataatttatattaataatattgcattactttaattagacatatgattttagatatcttatatatagtcgatttagttatcatttaagTATATtcttgaatattttataatgattatattttGATCAAATGAGTCAACTATTATAAGATGGTTTCTTAATTTTGTATAGGGAACAAGTGACAGACCATTTCAAGAGGATGAAACCAATCGCCAATAAGATTTTAAACATACTCATCAACAATctaggtgatttttccgtgctcatacacggatataaatatttataaagtaaatatattgtaataatttgttaatagtttaattttaatttcgattattataaattttttttgttttacttagATGTGTGATTTTGGATATGTAATATATGATTAGTTTGATTATCACTTTAGTATATTAGATATCATCAAATTCTTCAAATTCAACCATGGtattttttgttctaaatatattaaaatatgaataatttgtaattttaatttggATTGATTTTTCCcttagatatgtatatatattttagtaataatattatatatatttttgaaaatcaaataaagaaCTTAAGTGTTGGTCTATTCAgaacacataaataaaaatagcaataatattttgaaatctcaGATAGtatatgttttacaaaataaataaactgtAACAATTAGTTagtgatttatttttatttattggtatGGTTTGAAGCATcctttaatttatatgtataaaataaataaacattactataaaataatatgttatttattttacgtttgattttatatataataaaattgattagTCTAATTATTCATTTTGTGGATAGGGTgacatatattcttttatattaaagtataattatttttatttttattaatctaGTTAGATTGTTTATCGCATCAACTCAGTTTTCAtcttaaatgtgtaaatatattttttgtaatattcatcacaattttttatgttttattcttaaaatattttaaaaataaagaaataatcagTAGAAAGttgcataaaataaaataacggaTACATTTTTTAATCTCAAAACGCATATTggtatttataataattaaaatattttgtaagttctaagtaatattataacttagatttataaaagtaaactgaaaattattttaaataatcttaaatatattcttGAATATAATAATTCAGATTTTCTTATGTACTTTTATCATAGGTATATTGGATTGTACAAATATAAGGGAAAAGGGAAAAAAGTAAACTATATATTaagtaaaacataaatttttaattgtggcaaaatataatattttagtttattaaaatttttaggattatattatttaaaatatttttttttgtaatttcttgTTCAAAATATGCTTGTGATGaaattatttatcataaaaatatcaattaacgttttaaaaataaatatcagttcttttaattttttcttgagaaattattttatataagtaaaaaaaaattatagaaatttttagttttttaattataaaatattaatagtcaataaatattataataatgaataaaccatttcaataatactaattaaaaatattattatttgagaaaatatatagacataaggaaaatatttttattactttggaaatatttttatattggttaagGTTATGTTTTAAAGGAAATatctatttttctaaatatcaaaattatttttgttaactttccttttttatgaaatcatattatatataaatatattctcttattttaaattcgttttttaatttaaagatgtttttaactatatatgttaACCAAAGAGGAAATTTCTAGTTAacagaaattatttaaaaaagggaaatcaattttaatatagtaattatatataatatttttgattcattaagggtgtgatcgtaatcaaccatcgtgagagttaacgtgagtgcgacacatagtaaactgacttctcaaataatattatagagatctTAGTTGCTGAAGTTGGAATGTATGATGGATGCTTAATGTGGTCAGAAGCTGTGAAGTTATTTATGTAGTAACCTTATTTTACTATAATCAGGGACGGATCCAGAAAATAACTTGATATGGGGcacaatatataaatttatattatataaatataattaaattaaataatttaaaatatatttttaaaaacattagtcattaattttccaaaatcaataaaatataaaagaaatagttttttgtaattttaaatattcattttcGTTAATATCagtaaattatatatgtagatagtaattttgttataagaaattattctttttagtttttattttttctaactgttgaaaaataaacttaataaaattcctgtcaaaattaaatattaataaattatgagTTTGTATTTTGAAAAAGGTAATATTTAAAAAGTGACTGAAATACTATAAGTTGAatactattttcaaaaataaaatacagtaATTTTATGGATTATTTTGAgggtttaaatatttaaaggaTAATGTTAgatttatacatttatatagataattttcatcacaaatttaaaatatttaagaaaatagttatattttaaatataaatttaaaaacggACATCAACTTTATggtaaaattagaatttttcctgttaaaacagaaaataaaccAGTTATTAACAAAATAGTTATGGTagcaaaatcaaaagaaaatattcatgGAATAGTAATTAGAAGCTgtagaaaaaattgaaaatacagAAAAACTACACATTGGTTCGAACTTGATACAGGGTGGGGCAAAGTTAGCTCTCATTACCTATAAGCTACATTGACTTCTAAGAACTGTTAGTtacatgaaaaataatttgaacaagtaaaaaaaaaaaattgaagcaGTATGT contains these protein-coding regions:
- the LOC130498132 gene encoding putative U-box domain-containing protein 55 produces the protein MAELMAMGNDVVHIAVKNDVKESRSTLVWALRNLGAKKVCILHVYEPKFASPTARKLEELDAIMYETLHDYFDICQQEGVNEDDIYISCIEMNDVKQGILELIHYSKIKMLVMGAASDHHYSEYALEICYILKSLSSLLLT
- the LOC130503818 gene encoding prolyl 4-hydroxylase 5-like codes for the protein MTSLHYAASIPSLHLLSKCKSIDSLRKAHTILTRNGLMSDISRATKLLLSPEQNRESFEVVKFQVLHYQVGQKYEPHYDYFLDEFNTKNGGQRIATVLMYLSDVDDGGETVFPAAKGNISAVQWWNELSKCGKEGLHVLPKKRDALLFWNMRHDASLDPSNGCPVVKGNNWSSTKWFHVHEFKV